The Mesorhizobium sp. AR02 genomic interval GGTTTCCCGATGAGCACGCAGCGGCCAATGGTCGAGGTCCGCGGCGCACGCAAATCCTTCGGCGTCGTCGAGGTGCTGAAAGGCATAGATTTGTCGGTCGAGCGTGGGCAGATCGTGGCGATCATCGGGCCGAGCGGCTCCGGCAAGAGCACGCTGCTGCGCTCCATCAACCATCTTGAGACGTTGAATGGCGGCGAAGTCTGGCTGGACGGCGTGCAGGTCAACCAGAAGCTGTACGGCCAGGCCTTCGAGCGGCATATCAACAAGGTGCGCCAGCAGATGGGCATGGTGTTCCAGCACTTCAATCTGTTCCCGCACCTGACCGTGATCGAGAACATCACCATGGGGCCGGTGATCCTGAAGGGCATGGCGAAAGCCGACGCCCGGGCCTTGGCGCATGGCCTCTTGTCCAAGGTCGGGCTTGCCGACAAGATCGATGCCTATCCCTCCAGGCTTTCGGGTGGCCAGAAGCAGCGCGTGGCGATTGCCCGTGCGCTGGCGATGCAGCCCAAGGTGATGCTGTTCGACGAAGCCACCTCGGCGCTCGATCCGGAACTGGTCGACGAGGTCAACGCGGTGATGAAACAGCTTGCCGCCGAACACATGACCATGCTCATCGTAACGCATGAGATGCGCTTTGCCGGCGAGGTGGCCGACCGGGTGCTGTTCATGGACGGCGGCGTGGTCGTTGAGGAAGGCCCACCGGCTGACATTTTTCGCGCGCCGCAGAAGGAGCGCACCCGCAGCTTCCTCAAGAAATATCTTTCCGCCTGAGCACGATGATGACCAGATTACCCACGGAATTCCCCGATTTCGGACTGACGCCAGAGCAGCGCCGCCACGCGGTGCGCGGCCACTATTATGAATGGCCAGGCATGGATGGCGAGCGCGGCGAGATCTGGTGCTATAGCGACCATTTTTCCTATCGCGCCGGTGAGACGGTGACGCTGCATGTCAGTTCGACGGCTCCAGCATTCAACATGGTGATCGTTCGTGACGGCGGCACCGAGACGAAAGTGTTCGAGAAATCGGGCATTGCGGCGTGCTGGCAGGACACGCCCGACCAATGTTCCGCTGAGGGTTGCGGCTGGGAAGCCGCCTTCGAATTCCGTGTCGAGAACGACTGGCCGTCCGGTGCCTATCGGGTAACGCTGACTGCCGCTGGCCATGACGGCAAGCCGATCCACAGCCACCATCTTTTCATTGTCTCTCCCCAACCCGGCAGGAAGCCCGGCCGCGTACTGCAGGTGGCGGCGACGGGCACCTGGCTTGCCTACAACACTTTTGGCGGCTCCAACCACTATCAGGGCATTACCGGGCCAAACCGCGACCAGTATTCGCCCATCGTGTCGACGCAACGCCCCTGGTGCCGTGGCTTCGTCGTGCTGCCGAAGGACGCGCCGCGCGTGCCGCTGGAGGTCGCCGTGCCGCCGAAAACAGTGCCGCGCTATCCGCATATGGAATGGGCGCTCGCCACCGGCCATTCGAAGAAATACGCCTCGTCCGGCTGGGCGAGCTACGACAGCCACTTCTTCCGCTTCGCCGAGCGGGCGGGCTATGAAATCGACCTCGCCAGCCAGCACGATCTGCATTTCTCACCTGATATTCTCGACGGTTGCGACTGCGCTGTCTTCGTAGGGCACGACGAGTACTGGACCTGGGAAATGCGCGATG includes:
- a CDS encoding amino acid ABC transporter ATP-binding protein; amino-acid sequence: MSTQRPMVEVRGARKSFGVVEVLKGIDLSVERGQIVAIIGPSGSGKSTLLRSINHLETLNGGEVWLDGVQVNQKLYGQAFERHINKVRQQMGMVFQHFNLFPHLTVIENITMGPVILKGMAKADARALAHGLLSKVGLADKIDAYPSRLSGGQKQRVAIARALAMQPKVMLFDEATSALDPELVDEVNAVMKQLAAEHMTMLIVTHEMRFAGEVADRVLFMDGGVVVEEGPPADIFRAPQKERTRSFLKKYLSA
- a CDS encoding N,N-dimethylformamidase beta subunit family domain-containing protein yields the protein MTRLPTEFPDFGLTPEQRRHAVRGHYYEWPGMDGERGEIWCYSDHFSYRAGETVTLHVSSTAPAFNMVIVRDGGTETKVFEKSGIAACWQDTPDQCSAEGCGWEAAFEFRVENDWPSGAYRVTLTAAGHDGKPIHSHHLFIVSPQPGRKPGRVLQVAATGTWLAYNTFGGSNHYQGITGPNRDQYSPIVSTQRPWCRGFVVLPKDAPRVPLEVAVPPKTVPRYPHMEWALATGHSKKYASSGWASYDSHFFRFAERAGYEIDLASQHDLHFSPDILDGCDCAVFVGHDEYWTWEMRDAVDTYVERGGHAARFAGNFMWQTRLEDEGRRQVCYKYRARKEDPVYRGGDVTRATNSWEAPEIGRPGSATFGLNATRGVYAGWGGCAPRGVRGFPVYRPEHWAFAGTGIYYGDLLGADSHVYGYEVDGLDFEIRGGLPYPTSDSGAPDGLQVLAVGMASQVEESADIPIEDQFLTDEDGRFTAETLFGEASDANLEKVKRGNGMIVNFPRGKGEVFHAGSCEWVAGLLRQDPMVERVTQNILDRYLGKS